A region from the Sphingomonas sp. S2-65 genome encodes:
- a CDS encoding NAD-dependent deacylase → MGDIQNIVILTGAGVSAESGVATFRGPGGLWEGHRVEDVCTPEALWRQPELVHRFYDDRRAKLGTVQPNAAHEALARLDAEWPGGLLLVTQNVDDLHERAGSTRMIHMHGELTSALCASCGTRVPWQAPLPPGTPCPACQMAALRPDIVFFGEMPYHMDAIEAALAQADLFVSIGTSGAVYPAAGFVRTAKHHGAQTLELNLDPSEGSIWFDESRMGTAGTLVPAWVEGVLSS, encoded by the coding sequence ATGGGCGACATTCAGAACATCGTGATCCTCACCGGCGCCGGCGTGTCAGCCGAGAGCGGCGTGGCTACCTTTCGCGGTCCGGGCGGGCTGTGGGAAGGGCATCGGGTCGAGGATGTCTGCACGCCCGAGGCGCTGTGGCGGCAGCCCGAGCTGGTGCACCGCTTCTATGATGACCGGCGCGCGAAGCTCGGCACGGTTCAGCCCAACGCCGCGCACGAGGCGCTGGCGCGGCTGGATGCCGAGTGGCCGGGCGGGCTGCTGCTGGTCACGCAGAATGTCGACGATCTGCACGAGCGCGCCGGATCGACGCGCATGATCCACATGCATGGCGAGCTTACTTCAGCGCTGTGCGCTTCGTGCGGGACGCGGGTGCCGTGGCAGGCGCCGCTTCCTCCCGGCACCCCCTGCCCCGCCTGCCAGATGGCGGCACTGCGGCCCGACATCGTGTTCTTCGGCGAGATGCCGTACCATATGGACGCGATCGAAGCGGCGTTGGCACAGGCTGACCTGTTCGTGTCGATCGGAACCTCAGGCGCGGTCTACCCGGCCGCGGGGTTCGTGCGGACCGCCAAGCATCACGGCGCGCAGACGCTTGAGCTTAATCTTGATCCCTCGGAGGGTAGCATCTGGTTCGACGAGAGCCGGATGGGCACAGCCGGCACGCTGGTGCCGGCCTGGGTCGAAGGCGTGCTGAGCAGCTGA
- a CDS encoding fructose-bisphosphate aldolase encodes MLIVALLLSSAVQDRPRAFPGGDETIPPVLPKRSCQPVAGEDVVVCGKADPDRLRVRTIEADPYREKPLRAEFDLRGVGKADVQAVQRTFPGASVPGVMFSLKMPFGKKKDQDE; translated from the coding sequence ATGCTGATTGTCGCGTTGCTGCTTTCGTCCGCCGTGCAGGACCGACCCAGGGCATTTCCGGGCGGGGACGAGACGATCCCGCCGGTCCTGCCCAAACGCAGCTGCCAGCCGGTAGCGGGTGAGGACGTGGTGGTCTGCGGCAAGGCCGATCCCGACCGTTTGCGCGTCCGCACCATCGAGGCCGATCCCTACCGCGAAAAGCCGCTGCGGGCCGAATTCGACCTTCGCGGGGTTGGCAAGGCCGATGTGCAGGCGGTGCAGCGGACCTTTCCCGGCGCTAGCGTTCCCGGTGTGATGTTCTCGCTCAAGATGCCGTTCGGCAAGAAGAAGGACCAGGACGAATAA